A region of Sulfurimonas sp. DNA encodes the following proteins:
- a CDS encoding FTR1 family iron permease translates to MLASFLITFREGLEAFLIVGIIISYLGKLQATKYNKYIYLGVTLGVIVSLIIAYIFQVVLLGIDDANLKHYLMIGILLFATIVLSYMVVWMANQSKNIKGEIEENLNNLVTTGNILGMVFLAFLAVLREGFETVLFFSSLSLSQNITMQDGAIGGGLGLVLSVILVYLIMKGAKNIPLREFFKWTGLLILIIAGGLFGSAVSMMQASELLPTFVPMVYDISSILDDRGLFGTFLRALFGYNSSPTLLHLLSWSAYMVGAIYLWRKTYSAK, encoded by the coding sequence ATGTTAGCAAGTTTTTTAATCACATTTAGAGAAGGACTAGAAGCGTTTTTAATAGTAGGAATCATCATTTCTTATCTAGGAAAATTACAAGCCACTAAATATAATAAATATATTTATCTTGGAGTAACACTAGGAGTAATAGTATCTCTTATTATCGCTTATATTTTTCAAGTAGTATTACTTGGGATTGATGATGCAAATTTAAAACACTATTTAATGATAGGTATTTTACTTTTTGCAACAATTGTTTTATCATACATGGTTGTTTGGATGGCGAATCAATCAAAAAATATTAAAGGTGAAATTGAAGAAAATTTAAATAATCTTGTAACTACTGGAAATATCTTAGGAATGGTTTTTTTAGCATTTCTTGCCGTATTACGAGAAGGCTTTGAAACTGTATTATTTTTCTCAAGTTTAAGCTTAAGTCAAAATATCACGATGCAAGATGGTGCTATAGGTGGTGGTTTAGGACTTGTTTTATCTGTTATATTAGTCTATCTAATTATGAAAGGTGCAAAAAACATACCTCTTAGAGAATTTTTTAAATGGACTGGACTACTTATACTTATCATAGCAGGTGGACTTTTTGGTAGTGCAGTTTCTATGATGCAAGCGAGTGAACTGCTCCCTACTTTTGTGCCTATGGTTTATGATATCTCAAGCATACTCGATGACAGAGGTTTATTTGGAACATTTTTAAGAGCTTTATTTGGCTACAACTCATCACCCACCCTACTTCACCTGCTTTCATGGAGTGCTTATATGGTAGGTGCTATTTATTTATGGAGAAAAACTTACAGTGCAAAATAG